Below is a genomic region from Raphanus sativus cultivar WK10039 chromosome 4, ASM80110v3, whole genome shotgun sequence.
TTCTTTAGCTTTTCAAGAAGACTACCTAATTCACTcctaatataaatacaaaattgcTCAGATTTTTGAAATATGGTCTCTTAGCTGATAcagtttcaaaattaaaaacccatatcaaaagaattttaaagttttctatGTGTCCCCAACCATCTTTTCTATACATACTTCTTCTTCCTTAGAGtcaattatataaatgttagttctgaatttcaatattttatttgcgACAAGGCGTATGTGTATGCAGAAGACATTAACCATTTGGTTTGCCAAACAATAAACATAATAtgacgtaaaaaaaaaacataatatttagtttatctTTCTAGAAAAAAACTCTGCTCCAATATAATACAAagtataaaatagttttttttgtttggattaatttaacattttttaaaaaattgtgattATCGTATGCTAAGTATTTCTATAAAAGTGACTAAGTTCTGTAGAAAAATTCAGAAACTCAAAATGGAAAAAACGTTTTGGCATTTATTGATAACATGGTGGACCTATAGTGTGCTGATTCTTATGGACACATTGCTTTAACAATGTTTGAAACCTTTGCCTTTGGCGTTTACTTTTTGACTTTGAGAGAGTGGAGCAGTAATTGATCAAGTACCCTTTAATCATGCGGGAAAGacggacttttttttttttgatcaactaaTATTTgcattaaagaaaaataagaagaaaggCCTAGGCCCATCCAGAGTTGAGGTTACATAGAGTAGATTTTGCCACCAAATCTGCAGACCCATTTAGGGTTCTTGGAACAAAAGAGAAATAACAAAAGTGAAAAGCAGACGATGGAGTTTCAATATCCGAAATGATCCCGTAGATATCCTTCGGTTTGATAATTGAAACGAGGGCTTTGATGAGCCCTAAGGAGTCTGAGCGTAGCCAGATCTTTGTGTAGCCGAGTTGAAGGGCGTGAGAGAGCGCCGCACGAACCGCCATTGCTTCCGCTTGGAGCGCCGATTTGACATGCAGATGGGGTTTGAAACCTTGTCGTGTAGGAGCGTCTTGAGAAGAGAAAAGCCATCCGAAGCCTGCTGCTTTCGTGCTCTGGTTCCAAGCCGCATCGGAATTACATCGGATCGTATCAGGAGGGATCAACGGCGGTTGTCTCTGCAGAGTCGACGGAGCGGTGGCGGGAGTGATGAGTTGGTGTTGTGCTAGAGACCATTCCTGAGCATTTGTGAAAGCTCTAGTGATGATATCCGTGGGTGTTGATTGGCGATGTTCGAAGATCCTCTGGTTGCGAGAGGTCCAAAGGGTCCATACGATCCACAAGAAAATGTTCCCCGGGACCCCTGTAGGTGGCAGACATACCCATTGTTGGGAGATTTCGAGAGCAGTGATGAAGTCTGGGCATGACGTAGAGGAGAAAGCCGTTCTCAGAGGGGTAAGGTCCCAGACCTGAGTTGCCAGAGGACAATGGATGAACAGGTGGTCAGTAGTCTCCACTTCTCCGCAGTAAGAGCAATTGGTATTGAGGAGGAGTCCCCTATTCTGGAGGTTTTCTCCTGTCGGTATCGCTCCATGGAGGATTTTCCAAATGAGCAGCTTCTGCTTAGGGGGACAGGTCGTGTTCCAGACAGCTTTGTTCCAGTTGATGGCGTTGATTGCAGGTGGGAGTAGTGGTCTCTCAGGGTTGATTTCAGTCGCTACAGCATATCCTGATTTCGCAGTGTACGCTCCTGAAGTTGAAGGGTACCAGATGTAAGAATCAAGGGCTCCTGTCTCACTTGGTTTGATGGCTAGGATTTCATCGAGAAGTTCAGGTAGCATTTCTTGTATCTTTTGAATGTTCCATTCACCTGAGCCTCTAAACATAAGTTCTGAGACCACTAAGTCATTGACTTCATCCTGAACAGGTCCAAAAGCGCGTAGGGGAGCATCGGTAGATATCCAGGAATCTCCCCAAACCTTTGTGGTGTCACCGTTACCTATGATCTTCCCCAGTTGCTCCACCAGAAGATCTCTGCCTGCTAGGATTCCTCTCCAGCCGTGAGAAATAGCTGAATTCGCTTTGACATGTAGCAGGCTAGCGTTTTGGCAGTATTTCCCAATCAGGATCTTCGACAGCAAACAGTCAGGATGGGTAAGTAACCTCCATGGAATTTTTGCTAAAATTGTTGTGTTGAATCGTTGAATATCTTTTTAGCCAAGTCCTCCTGATCTCTTGGGGAGAATGAGCTTGTCCCAAGAGATCCAGCACATCTTGCGTTTCCCATCATTTGAATCCCACCAGAAGCGAGTACACACTGATTGTATCTGCTTACATAAGCTAACTGGCAGTTGAAAACATGACATAGGTAAGGTGGGGATAGCCGAGAGTACTGCCTTCAGGAGAGTGAGCTTGCCAGCGGTTGATAAGCACATGGATGACCAGGAGACAGCACGTTGGTGCATCTTGTCAACAATTGAGGCAAACATATCTTTCTTCCGGCATCCAAAGCTCTCGGGTAGTCCTAGGTACTTGCCAGTACCACCTTCTTTCTCAATATTCAGCATTTGTTTTACTCTTGACTTGACATCTCGAGATGTTTTTGCAGAGAAGGTGAGAGATGACTTCAAAGGGTTTATCTTTTGGCCTGATGCAAGCTCGTAGGCGTTTAGGACCTTCATCAGAGTAGCACAGCTTCTAGTGTCGGATCTAATGAAGAACATTGTATCATCTGCGAAGAGTAAGTGGTTTACTCGTGGACAGTTGTTTGCTATTCTGATACCTACTAGTGATCCTTTTCTATCCTTATTTCAgcaatttactttttattttggGATTATacttattctatcaatttcgtttagTACGAAGGACTTGTAAATGgtaatttgtttattattattattattttttttttaataatcaggAGGTGATTCGGCGGCCGTGACCAACCGACTAATATTACTGAGCCCGGAACCAGCCTGCGTCTGTACCTTCAAGGGACCTAAGTCATTCCGTGGTCAGCGCGTATCGAACCCGGGTTCGTATTGGAGCCTTTGGCTTCCTCAAGACCACTAGACCAACTTGCGCTGGTTagtaatttgtttattttgattaGGAACAATCAGTGGaactttttatcttcttttggttctttataaatatagattttaatctagttccaaaaaaattataattatttgacAAAAAGTTTCACAtctaaagtttaatttttattaacaccagaaaaagtaaaaaaaaaaatattttctttattagaTTTTCTGAGTTGTCTATAATTTCTAGTTCAGTGAATCCTCCCTCccagttgctcaaaaaaaaaaagtgaatccTCCCTCCCACAGCCACAACCGGATCAGAATGTTCTCTGCTTCTTTCTTTCCTTCGACCACCACCTCTATCCTCTGATTCACGTTCCTTCAGCCCACCTCTATGCGGAAAACTAGTTGAAAATCTGTGAATTGAATAAAGAAGTGAAGCATGTAAACGATAAATTGACGTAGAAGTTTCTAAAACTTGGTTGCAATTTAATCGCCTTGAAAGCCTAAGAAGTTGAAGTGTGTATTGTAGAAGAATCTCATGAATCATGGGTTCTTAAAACTGcattgggtttagaatttgggtaaGGAAGGAAGTACATGAAACAAATACATGTGAGACGTTGGACGTATGTCCAGTGacactaaaattttatatttgaatatataatagGTTCCCTtgacaaaaaaggaaaataatatataataggtTCAACAAAGAGGCTTTGGGCTTAAGGGGGAACACAATGTGTTGTGATATAAAATAGACATTAAATGCTGTAAATCTTAAGGCCTACTTATAAAGTGTGAACAAGTTAAGTAATGAGTATGGTTAATTAATCAGATGTGAATCTTATATATATGGGATGTCCGTATGACTGCCCCCATCGTATCACTTGAGTTTGAGCTAAAGATAGATATTGAATCACGAAGAATGGTATACTGAGATTTGCGAATATTAGGAACTTGAGAATCCTGATCATGTATTatctttttgaattatacagaagTATCCTGGCTCCACAGAAATGGTCCAGATTAGTCACGTGATCATGTATTATCTAAACATATAACCACGCTAGACTGCAGATCCGGATATTCTTGTTATATTTTGAGCGTCTACAAAATCCAAGAGAACTCATTTTCTTATCGTGAACTACTAAACAGTCCTTTACTTACTCGAAGAAACAACTGGACCACAGGATCTTAGTTTACACATTACCCTGCAGAGGTGAAGTGAGCGCGTAGACTCCAAAACCATTCTATATATGACTTCCTTTCGAACAGATAATTTGAGCGGAGTAATGAACGAACATTCAATACACTAGAAACATATGCTAATACATCTTTTATGAATGTGAATACATATGAATTCCACTTTATGCGGAACTTATATATCTTCTTTCTAGACGCTTAATTAACACATTTTACACATGGATCTCGCTTCGGCTTCAATTGGGAACatcgattattattattattggttAGTAACTGGAGACATGAATTGATGTTGATGAGAATCTAATTGGGGACATATCAGTGTACGTATGACATGTATATGTAATTTAAATATGAGATATTTCACTTACATGATTTTCAACAGCACGTCTTATAAGTCTTATGCATCACTCTCATTGGGACCATTTGTTGTCTAAGAACATATACATTGAGTTAAGTACATCAAGGAAAAGTAGATGTTTATATAAACTCATACGCAAACTCGTACCGAAAACGTGTAACAAACATGTGTAATAGAACTGCAAACTGTGTAACCAGTAACCACACCTAACGCTTTcaataaaatttgaattagGCAGATAAGGCAGCTATAGCCAATCATTTTgagaaatattttcaaataatactaaatcaagtttttgttcaaaaatgaacttacaaaaagaaaatatctaaaatcgtattcactaaataataaaataaatatatttaattatttgagtttaggatttagtgattagagtttaaggtttaatTTTTAGGAGAAGAAATTAGGGTTGAGAGTTTAAGATGtatgataatttagtttttttattgattaataaatGCTTTTTAGAATTTTTCTCTTTATGTACTATTTTGTGGcaataatttaatataagatttgtccaataatttttatcaaattgaGGTTAACAGTAGAAACCATGATCAGATATCTTAAGATGCATAAGTGGCGGATATTAAtgtgttctttttctttcatattttaatgcttaTTTTTTCGGTtggattaatgtgttttcttttctttcttattttaatatttttttagttaaattaatgtattttgtttttttattcttcaacaattaatgatattttaaagttgtctttttttgtcaacttaaagttgtctaaactatttgaaaatataaaaatagtcaaaaataaacatataaagtagataaacaataatcaaacaccaaaaatatttaaaatatatatttattctccatccaaatattgaaattcaatctgttttttttttaatttttaatttaggtattttggcttacattactcaaatttatatattttgagaaattaaaagtatatataaattttgagaattttaaaataattcaaatggGTTATCCGTATCCGAATCGAACCAGCAAATacccgaatcaaaccgaaacaaaaatttataagtatttgaatgttgctgaaatctttaaactcgagaatctcaaacccaaatagattttaaccgaataaATGGGTATCTAAATACACATCCCTAAtgtagtcaatataaaacgatcaagtattacgaatacatcatttagtataaataaataaaaactaaaatagaaaattaatatctgTGCGATCAATATCTAATATTAGGTTAATCCTTTAGTTATCCTTAAAAAGTAATTAGGGACTTGTTTTTATATTGTTGTGTGGTCCAATTTGGGTCTGAAACCAATTGTTTTAGAGGGCGACGTAGCTGCAGTAATTGATTTAGTCACATGTCAAGTTGTCAGATTTCGAACACCAAAGATATTATTTCAAAGATTGTTCACATCATACATATCTATAATAATACaactttttcatttcttattaaACACTTCATTAACTTGGAGACGGTACTTTCTTATAAGTTCTCTATTTATTGCCCATATGAGATCTTCTTTTCTTCGTCTTCAACTTCAACTCCCAAAAATCCTTTCTTGATCCTTCTTTTTGTCTTTCTTCAGATTCTTGGAAATAAGCTTCAAAGCATCAAGAAACGGGCGTTGGTGTTGACGATAGCAAAATGCCTTGTCTTTACATTACAACTAACGTCAATTTGGACGGCTTTAACACCGATCCTTTCTACTCGGAAGTGGCGAAAGCCGTTGCTTCCATCGTTGGACGGCCTGATAACGTAAGAAGCTCTTTTTACGTTTGATTCCTCTTTCCTTTAGAATTGGACTTACATATGCAGCTTGTTTAACTTCTCTAGATGCATTTTTGTCTTTTAATGAAACTCCATATTCTTTTTCCATTTTAGAGTTCTTACACAAGTTGATTTTTGTTCAATGTATATAATGTTCTTACAGATCGTATTAATAATGTATCTTTTCTAAATACAGTCATGAATTACTTCCTCTTCTCGAATTAGTATCTCTTGTAAATAGAAAGAGCTTTAttttggtttagaaatataagGTAGTGTGAAAGATATTTAAGGCATCTTTTACAACTTATAGAATTCGGTTGAATATTCCTAAATACTATAAAATTAGGTGAcgacccgcgccttgcgcggagtgaaatattttataaagttatatGTTACATACATATAGGAATGGTTGTTCGGGTTTCATTCGGCTTTGATTCAGATCTATTCGATTTTCAAGttttcgggatcaaagatttcatcCATATtcagtatttataaatttcgatTCAAATTTGGTTTGGATCCTTGAAGATTCGATATGTGTTCGGATAATCCATCCCTTATGTATTGAAGGAGGAACATTTCAAAAATTAGATCCTCAAATTgttagtaattaaaataaaccCCTATCCTATGTGTCATTCAATTAGGATGTTAATTAATCATACGTGTCATGAttacattgaaattgaaaaagtgaatggtctaatttgatttatttattttcttttcttaaataaaacctaaaaaattatcataaatgacttatatatatatatatatatatgacaattaatgattttaataataaatatttgataacaaattatatatcttcaatcatttttgtttaatttatattattaaaataaattaaacaatcaaattagatacaaattttaaatttggatttttcgtatatgttatatattgaatttaaaaaatgacagtaaatgattaaaaatattaaaattgttatgttaaaattaatgaacaatggtttgaaatttttttaataaaaagatacacatgattttaaaatcatatgaataaaaaatatcatttaataataaaataaatatatatatagattaaaatatataccatataatattacataaatattttgatattaatactttcaatgaattttcaagaacatttataaattataaacttattatataagcGCTGATCATAGAACCAAATGATTATgaagtctcatttaataaataactatataaaatatactattcttagaaaaatatgttggtccatcttaacttatattacactttttattaaactaactatcgaattgatgaaataatgtacaaaaaaacaatctcgcactttccttaagtaaaagttacgaaattacctaatatgattaacatatatatgaaaattaattattatgaataataaatatttgataaattttttttatcttagttccttttttatttattttatattattaaagatattaaacaatcacattaactatataatataaacatttagattttttcttatatgttatattttaaaattttgaaaacgtctataaattattagaaatttgaagatcccactttgaaaatttgtgatcaatagcttaatttgtttttgttataataatatacaaatgatcataaaattgtattaatatgaacttttattaaataaatattcaaattaaattaatttccttaaataaaagctacgaatttacctaatatgattaatgtatatatgaaaattaatgattatgaataataaatatttgataacaattttttgtatcttagttcctttttatttattttatattatcaaagatattaaacaatcacataactatataataaaaacatttaaattttttcttatatgttatattttaaatttttgaaaacgcctataaattattagaaatttgaagatcccactttgaaaattttgtgatcaatagcttaattagttttgttataataagatacaaatgatcataagattgtattaatatgaatttttatttaataaatatttgaattaaataatatatatatatatatatatatattttttaaagcaACAAAATTGGCTGCATCAATTTAGTCGTCCAGTTGAAacttttcaaaactatgtgaaagaataaagttaaagtaattcgattttggaaataataaggtgctgattctaaaatcattaaaatggttctcaatgatgtgaaagttaaaaaaaattgtagaacttatttttggaataaaatcGGCCCATTGAAAACATTacagtttttataaatataaacagtgtgtaaaaaatttaagcccaaatcgatcaaactcatcataaattcaaaaatagatttcggtccgcaattacaattacaaatgttcagccaacatatcccctatatattaaatcacttgaatcacttgaactataattaagtaacaatttactacaactgaggcttcttattttcttagtattttttgatctttttgttttattttaacagTAACTATAAGttgaagtaaagattataaatttgatggataaCAATTAGTaaaattctttacaacttttttttatctttaaacaaacaaagTTGTGTTCAATtgaagacatattaatttgatgaacactaaatatggaagaataataaaaactttctttcatgcttctgtttttatttttattttttaaatttagagctttgatattaattttagatttgattatttattagatgatagaagcattttttgttttttattattttatttaaatatataatatttttttaataaatgactttttgacacCATGACTCcaaattcgtataatatataatatgatctcaaactaaataattttatttttttggtatcaaaaccgaataaaatgcaaacgacggtatataaaccaaatagaaaagaagtaaatatggatttagaagaTTAGTTATACTTTACAaaccgaaataccgaaaaaaccaaaccaaaccgaaaccaacccgatattcggattgaacacccctaatccaaataaaatcgaactattatttcattcttcaaaacataataaaaataacaacttcatcctgcgcaaggcgcagatcttatcataatttaaattatttttaaaaaaattaaaattcatttaatacattaaatttctaaaaatctataaacaaaataaaattacatataaacttgaacaacatatgtcataatacctaaacttagtatatatattggttcggtttgaatatttggatagagaataaatagatattgtaagtatttttggtgttttattttagcgcacatttatttttgaccatttgtatatattttaagtatgttggacaacttaaaagtatcttatctattttggatgttttagtatacattaaatataaaataattaatatatttaggtatataaacatatttcagatatttcgGTTACCCAAAATATTCCAGTTCTTATCGGTTTCGGttttctaaataccaaaatttataacttgtttgaatatttaatcaattccGGTTCAGATTTAATATTATCTTTGGTTGggttcggtttgttttttttttattaagatttttttctaGCCCTACATACGTAtatgtatttacatataaaatgcatttatttcatacgaagtatatatatatatatatatatatacttcgtataaaataaatgcattttatatgtaaattcattatatttaatattaaaatatatatatatatatatatatataagatactgtaaaaaatgtaaaaagggTTTAAGACACTGTAATTTATTTCAAAGTATATACCTAAATTTTGTGTACAGtcggatataaaatttaaaatccggtattatatttaatattagtttatagacattttaaaaaattcaaaataacatataagaaaaatctaattttttattatatggttaatgtgattgtttaatatcttttaataatataaaatcaaacaaaaaactaaaatacaaaaaatgttatcaaatatttattattcataaccattaattgtcatatatatgttaatcatattaggtaattccgtagcttttatttaaggaaagtaaatatttttctccGTTAAGTTAACTCTCATTTATGTAATTGTTACTCTCAtcgatattatatatattatatcatatagtTTTTGTATTATTGATTCTAGgaagaaataaaaatcgaaTTGGACCTCcttctttttttcaatttcaatgtaaTGATGCCACATAGGATTAATTAACATTCTAATTGAATG
It encodes:
- the LOC108850189 gene encoding uncharacterized protein LOC108850189; translated protein: MFFIRSDTRSCATLMKVLNAYELASGQKINPLKSSLTFSAKTSRDVKSRVKQMLNIEKEGGTGKYLGLPESFGCRKKDMFASIVDKMHQRAVSWSSMCLSTAGKLTLLKAVLSAIPTLPMSCFQLPVSLSKIPWRLLTHPDCLLSKILIGKYCQNASLLHVKANSAISHGWRGILAGRDLLVEQLGKIIGNGDTTKVWGDSWISTDAPLRAFGPVQDEVNDLVVSELMFRGSGEWNIQKIQEMLPELLDEILAIKPSETGALDSYIWYPSTSGAYTAKSGYAVATEINPERPLLPPAINAINWNKAVWNTTCPPKQKLLIWKILHGAIPTGENLQNRGLLLNTNCSYCGEVETTDHLFIHCPLATQVWDLTPLRTAFSSTSCPDFITALEISQQWVCLPPTGVPGNIFLWIVWTLWTSRNQRIFEHRQSTPTDIITRAFTNAQEWSLAQHQLITPATAPSTLQRQPPLIPPDTIRCNSDAAWNQSTKAAGFGWLFSSQDAPTRQGFKPHLHVKSALQAEAMAVRAALSHALQLGYTKIWLRSDSLGLIKALVSIIKPKDIYGIISDIETPSSAFHFCYFSFVPRTLNGSADLVAKSTLCNLNSGWA